Proteins from a single region of Hermetia illucens chromosome 3, iHerIll2.2.curated.20191125, whole genome shotgun sequence:
- the LOC119652658 gene encoding trypsin-like, with amino-acid sequence MTVEIFRTFSRRHHCGGVLISPKYVITAAHCLRCARRGTCGLIFKILLGDVLRMEDFLAPSSRQEISIRYASQHECYNDNTLENDIAMVKLRTDAKLSRNVLPAQLVMDEFKVGTRCTTVGWGADQRATDTLLATGVSILNNSKCRMLYGFSPGRMLCAGDLTGRNDSCTGDSGGPLICQKVTVGLVSFGKKCATPNMGAAYTNLFYFLDWIEEEMKAMDTLSGIMKASPLDLPILTMFMNLCPFLL; translated from the coding sequence ATGACAGTGGAAATATTTCGGACTTTCAGTCGTCGGCATCATTGCGGTGGAGTCCTTATTTCTCCGAAATATGTTATAACCGCTGCCCATTGTCTTCGGTGTGCCAGACGCGGAACTTGTGGTCTTATATTCAAAATCCTTCTTGGGGatgttttacgtatggaagacttTTTGGCACCCTCCTCTCGCCAGGAGATATCAATACGATACGCCTCGCAACATGAATGTTACAACGACAACACGTTGGAAAACGATATTGCCATGGTCAAGCTTAGAACGGACGCAAAACTATCTAGGAATGTATTACCAGCGCAGCTAGTGATGGACGAGTTCAAAGTAGGGACAAGATGCACCACGGTTGGTTGGGGCGCTGATCAAAGAGCGACTGATACACTTCTAGCTACCGGTGTGTCTATCTTAAACAATAGCAAATGTAGGATGCTCTACGGATTTAGCCCAGGCAGGATGCTTTGCGCTGGCGATTTAACTGGACGAAATGATTCTTGTACTGGCGATTCTGGAGGACCACTTATTTGTCAGAAAGTGACAGTTGGTTTAGTCtcgtttggaaaaaaatgtgcaaCACCCAATATGGGAGCGGCATACACAAATCTATTTTATTTCCTTGACTGGATTGAAGAGGAGATGAAAGCCATGGACACTCTGAGTGGTATAATGAAGGCCTCGCCTTTGGACCTGCCAATTCTAACAATGTTCATGAACCTCTGTCCTTTTCTATTATAA